The DNA segment GGCTCTAACCGGGGCTGTGCTGCTAACGTAAGTTAGCGCTCGAAGGGCGGTAGCGTGTGGGTGGGTTTGCAGCGGAGTCCCCGGATGCGCCGCCGGTCCCCGCTCGGCTTACTGGCAGCCAGGCCGGGTTGTTCAGACGGCCTGCCCGACAGGCAACCAGCGACCGAGGCTGCCTGGCAAGCGCTTGCGCCAATCGTGGCCGGGCGCGGGCAGAGCGCCACGGTTGGTGTTCCAGAACAGGACGGCCTCGTTGTTCGCCTGCCCCGCTCCAGCGGACGGCTCCTCACCGGGGGGCGCCAGGTCGAGCAGAAGCGCCAGGGCCTTGCCCGTGTAAACGGGTTCCAACTTCAAGCCAGCCCCCTGCGCGCGTTCAACGGCCGCAAGTGCCGCGGCAGTGGGATGCCCGTAGCCGCGGCCGAGTTGGCCGCGCAACATGGTGACCGCCGCCGGCTGCAGACCGCGAGCACCTTCCACACCGGCCGATTCGAGTAATGCGATCACCGCTCGCTGTTGGCTTGCGAGCATACTCCTGGTCGAGAGAATTCTTTCGACCACCGCCACCGCATCGACACGGGTGCGCAGCCCACCCAGCGCAAGCCCCACGGACAAGCCGACAACCGTTCCACCGGTACCCCAGGGGAGGACGACTCGAGAGGGTTCGGGGAGCAAGCCGGCCCGAACCTGCTCGGCCAGCTCCAATCCCGCACGTACCGTCCCCAGCGTACCCACTCGCTGGGTTCCACCAGCCGGTATCACCGGGCAGTCCTCGGTACCCGGGCCAAGAAACAACGCCGGGTTACGAAGCACCATGGTCGTGCGCGAACGGTGGTGCCGCATTTCAGCTGAACCACCAGCAATGGCGGCCAGGTTGTCCACCACGCCATCGCTCAGCGGTTCGTTAAAAACGTGAACGCGCAATCGCTTGTCCAACTCAGTGGCTGCCTGGGCAAGACAAGCGAGATGCCCCGAACCGATGGCGCCCACCGACACCCAGGCGGGGGCCCTCGCGAAGCGAGGCGAGGCCAGCAGGTAATCCAGCTTGCGCACCTTGCTGCTACCGCCGAACTTGCCGATAGCGTCATCGCGCTTTACACCCAGCCACCCGAGTCCCAGCTCTGCAGCCAGCCCGTCGAGCGCGACCACAGGCGTCGGGCCTTCCACCCAGCCCAGGCGGGGGAAGCAATCCAGCTGTTCTACTCGCGTTGCCATTGCAGCAGAAGAAGTTTGGCGCAGGTGGCTGGCAGTGTCATTATCTCCCAGCGCTGAAATCGGCGATGAACGAAACCCGCAGTGAATGAATCGGTGAACAAAGGCCTTGAGCGCCACTTCAAGAGTCATGCTGATCGCATCCACCAGGGCGCGCGGCGGCTGGGCTACAAGGTGGCGTTCAACTCTCCGGCAATCCAGGAACAACTCGGACTGGATGGCTCGCTGGTGGCGGGACTTGCGGGAAATACCCTGCACAAAAGCCCTGCTGACTGCTCACTTGCGGGCGCTACCAAGGCCTTTCTCGAACCCGAGCTGGCCGTGCAACTAGCCCACGACCTGCCCGCCACGGCCGATGCCGACCAGGCGGCAGATGCGGTCGGCTCGGTGGCTGCGGCCATAGAACTGGCCAACTTTGACCGTCCCTTTGAGGAGTTTGAAGACATCCTGGCCGAGGGAGTGTTCCACCGAGCTTTTACCACCGGCGAATGGCTGACTCCCCCACCCCGCTGCAACCTGCATGGCCTGCGTGCGACGATAAAGCTCGACGGTGAAACCCGGGCTGACCTTGACTGCCTCGAGGCTACCGGGGATATCCCGAAGCTGCTCGTTTACCTTGCCCGACTGCTCGACGGTTTCGGAGCGCAGCTTGAAGCCGGCGACATTATAATCTGCGGTTCGATGACAGCGCCCGTAGCGGCAACACCCGGCTCGCGCTTTGAAGTCGAGCTGTCTAACGGTTCGGTTGCCGCGATGCGGCTGGGTGAGTAGTGCCCGCCGCCGGGCCGCGGCTCAGTCGGCCGCTGCGCGCCGTTCTTCGTGTCGCCATTCGAGCAAGGCATCGGCAATAAAAATTCGGCAACGATCAAGCACCTCGGCCGCGTCCTGGTCGCCCGCTTCCTGCCCGACGTTACGGGCAATGGGATCGCCGATCTTCACTTTTATGCTGGTGCCCCAGGCCGCGGGCAGAAGGTTGTTGGCCAGCAGTCGCCAGGAGTTCTCAATCGCGACCGGGACGATCTCGAGTTCAGGCGCCGCGTCCATCATTGACTGGGTGCCGGCCTGCTTGAACGCCCGGAGCTCACCGTGACGACTGCGGGTGCCTTCGGGGTAGATCAACATCGACACGCCGCGCTCGGCTGCCGTGGACACGGCCTCTGAAATCGCGCTTTGCGCCTGTCGGCGATTACCCCGGTTGATGAGCGCGTTGCCGCCACGCCTGAGATTGTAAGAAATGCTCGGTATCCACTTGGCCAGCTCAAACTTCGACACGTACTTAGGGTAGTTGCTGAACAACAAAGAGCCGACCACGGGTATGTCGAGCAGGCTCTGATGGTTGGCCACCAGCAGGTAAGCCGTAGCGGGTTTGACCAGCGGCGAGCGCTCGACCTCTATGCGGGTGCCCATCACGCGCAGGGCTCCCACCAGGCCGTGCAGCAGGCAACCGACTACTATCTCGTGCGGACGCGGGCCGAACAGGCGCGCGATACGCTGCGGAAGATCAAAAACAATCAGCACCGCCCAGAACGCGGCAACGAAAGGCGCCGTCATCAGCCAGTCGAGTGGACCCGCCGCGGGCAAAGGCTGGGGACCGAGCAGTTCGGCCTCGTGGCTGCCCGCGGTCAGCGGGTCACCACCCTGCTCCGACGCTTGCCTCTTGGCGGCTGTCACCACGGGCTGGTTACCACTCGCCGCTGTTGGGCATCGATGCCCACGGTTCGGCGACCGGCAACGACCCCCCTTTCTGGAGCAGTTCGATAGAGATGCCATCGGGCGAGCGCACGAAGGCCATGTGGCCGTCTCGAGGCGGGCGGTTGATAGTAACACCACCGTCGCGCAGACGCTCGCAAAGTTCGTAGATGTTATCGACCTCGTAGGCCAGGTGGCCAAAGTTGCGGCCGCCGTCGAGCTGCTCGGCATCCCAGTTCCAGGTCAGCTCGACCTGGGCTTCCTCGTTGCCCGGCACCGCGAGAAACACCAGCGTGAACCTACCCGCGTCGTTATCAAAACGGCCCAGCTCGGTGAGGCCGAGCTTGTCGCAGAAAAAATCCATAGTCGCCTTGAGATCGACGACTCGAATCATGCTGTGGAGGTACTTCATCTGGGCCATTACTATCTCGACCGCGGAGCCTTTGCACTAAGTCTCAAGCGACTTTTACACTGGCACCGAAATACCGCTGCAGATGCGGGCGCAGACATCGGGGTCGCC comes from the Candidatus Binatota bacterium genome and includes:
- a CDS encoding lactoylglutathione lyase, whose product is MKYLHSMIRVVDLKATMDFFCDKLGLTELGRFDNDAGRFTLVFLAVPGNEEAQVELTWNWDAEQLDGGRNFGHLAYEVDNIYELCERLRDGGVTINRPPRDGHMAFVRSPDGISIELLQKGGSLPVAEPWASMPNSGEW
- a CDS encoding pyridoxal-phosphate dependent enzyme, with protein sequence MATRVEQLDCFPRLGWVEGPTPVVALDGLAAELGLGWLGVKRDDAIGKFGGSSKVRKLDYLLASPRFARAPAWVSVGAIGSGHLACLAQAATELDKRLRVHVFNEPLSDGVVDNLAAIAGGSAEMRHHRSRTTMVLRNPALFLGPGTEDCPVIPAGGTQRVGTLGTVRAGLELAEQVRAGLLPEPSRVVLPWGTGGTVVGLSVGLALGGLRTRVDAVAVVERILSTRSMLASQQRAVIALLESAGVEGARGLQPAAVTMLRGQLGRGYGHPTAAALAAVERAQGAGLKLEPVYTGKALALLLDLAPPGEEPSAGAGQANNEAVLFWNTNRGALPAPGHDWRKRLPGSLGRWLPVGQAV
- a CDS encoding 1-acyl-sn-glycerol-3-phosphate acyltransferase, whose protein sequence is MASLSNCSRKGGRCRSPNRGHRCPTAASGNQPVVTAAKRQASEQGGDPLTAGSHEAELLGPQPLPAAGPLDWLMTAPFVAAFWAVLIVFDLPQRIARLFGPRPHEIVVGCLLHGLVGALRVMGTRIEVERSPLVKPATAYLLVANHQSLLDIPVVGSLLFSNYPKYVSKFELAKWIPSISYNLRRGGNALINRGNRRQAQSAISEAVSTAAERGVSMLIYPEGTRSRHGELRAFKQAGTQSMMDAAPELEIVPVAIENSWRLLANNLLPAAWGTSIKVKIGDPIARNVGQEAGDQDAAEVLDRCRIFIADALLEWRHEERRAAAD